CGTTTTGTCCGGGGAATAACCGGTCCGATCGAAAGCCTGAGCGCGAAAATGAAGCGGGTGCAAATGGGCAACTTCGAGGTCGAACAAGATGCCATCGACATACCCTCGTCCATGGATGAAGTGGGTTTGCTGCATCGCAATTTCCGCATCATGCTGCAAAGGATCAATGAGCTGATTACCGAAAATTACAAGAAGCAGTTGAAGATCAAGGAAACGGAATTCAAAGCGCTGCAAGCGCAGATCAACCCGCATTTCCTTTACAACACGCTCGACTCGATCAACTGGCAGGCAAGAGTAAACGGCGAGCAGCAAATTTCCCGCATGGTAGAGTCGCTGGCCTTTTTGCTGCGCAGTTCGATCAGTTTGAAAGAGCCGTTAATTCCGCTGCAGCAGGAAATCGCCATCGTCAGGCACTACATTACGATCCAGCAAATCCGATTTGAAGAACGTCTTGATTTTGCCATGGATATTGCGATCGATTACGGCGACTGCCAAATCCCCAAGCTGTCCCTGCAGCCGATTGTGGAAAACGCGATTCAGTACGGTCTGGAACAGCTCACGACGGTTTGCAACATTCGCATAAGCGCAATACGTAAGGGCGATTGCCTGATCATTTCCGTGGAGGACAATGGCCCCGGCATGGATGCCAGGCTGCTCATGCAAATCCGCAAAGGCGAAGTCAAGTCGAAGGGGTCGGGCATCGGCCTGCACAACATTGATGAACGGATCAAGCTTCTGTTTGGGGAGGAATACGGCTTGGAAGTGTACAGCGAACGGGGCGTCGGCACGAAGGTTATGCTGCGGTTGCCGTTTGCGGGGAGGAGTGGCCATGTACAAAGTGCTGCTGGTTGACGATGAACGCATCATCCTGGACGGAATTGCGCGCATGGTGGATTGGCCGGCGCTCGGCTGCAAGCTTGCGGGAACGGCGAAAAACGGTCTGGAGGCAATGGATTTTATCAGCAAAAACAGCGTCGACATCGTCATCAGCGACATTCGCATGCCCGGCATGGACGGTCTGCAGCTGGTCGAAGCGGCGAAGGAGCTTGCGCCGTCGCTTGCGTTTATTTTGCTTTCCGGGTTCGATGAGTTTGAATACGCGCGAATTGCCATGCGTTTCGGTGTCAAGCATTATTTGCTGAAGCCGTGCAACGAAGGAATTATCTCCCAGGCCATATCCGAGGTGATTGTGGAGTTCAGACGGCGGGAGAGCAAGGAACAATTTGTGCGAAAAAACGAGCAAAAGCTGCAGAAGATGCTGCCGTATGTAAAGGAGCAGTTTCTGAAAGAGCTATTGACGAACAAAACATACGGGATCAAAGATTGGAATGAATACTGCGAGCTCTTTCATATGGCGGCCGCAGAGCTGCGCGTGCGGCTAATTTTGCTGCAAATCGAGGGAGTGTTCGATTTTGAGCATTTATTTGCGCTCCGAAACATTTCCAAGGATATTTTGGGCGACGAAGTCATGTTGCTCGATACCACCATCGGCAAACAGGCTCTTTTATTAATCCGCGATTTTGCGGAAGAAGCGCTCATTTACGGCCGCATCGCCTTAGTCAAAACAACCTTTTACAACTATTACAATCTGGATATTACGATTGCGCTAAGTGAACCGCATGATATTGCGAATGCCCGCGAAATGTACCGGAAAACGCTGGAGTGTCTGAAATTCCGGTTTTATTTGGGGGAAGGAAGCATCATTACGCCGCGCGATATCGCTTCCGTATTTACCGGCGAAACGGATCAATTCATCTATGACGAAGACGAACTGTGCATGCTGGTCAAGTCCGGCAGGTGGGAAGACGCGAAAAGGGAAATCGCCTTTTGGTTCGAAAAGCTTGCGGAATTGAAACCGAATACGGCGATGGCCAAA
The window above is part of the Bacilli bacterium genome. Proteins encoded here:
- a CDS encoding response regulator transcription factor, producing MYKVLLVDDERIILDGIARMVDWPALGCKLAGTAKNGLEAMDFISKNSVDIVISDIRMPGMDGLQLVEAAKELAPSLAFILLSGFDEFEYARIAMRFGVKHYLLKPCNEGIISQAISEVIVEFRRRESKEQFVRKNEQKLQKMLPYVKEQFLKELLTNKTYGIKDWNEYCELFHMAAAELRVRLILLQIEGVFDFEHLFALRNISKDILGDEVMLLDTTIGKQALLLIRDFAEEALIYGRIALVKTTFYNYYNLDITIALSEPHDIANAREMYRKTLECLKFRFYLGEGSIITPRDIASVFTGETDQFIYDEDELCMLVKSGRWEDAKREIAFWFEKLAELKPNTAMAKSYILSLYAAIIRQGDPANMGAHLQELNRFDDLNTLQTLREFLESAARSIARQNYEQNLNRHSAIVEKMLAVIEENLGNPQLSLLWVAREMLYMNEDYLGKLFKKEIGYKFSAYVTKLRMEKAIRMIETAEDVKVYELAEMLGYGGNAQYFGQVFKKYTGCTPSEYKKKP